A single genomic interval of Spinacia oleracea cultivar Varoflay chromosome 6, BTI_SOV_V1, whole genome shotgun sequence harbors:
- the LOC110804003 gene encoding uncharacterized protein — MAHEHHPWIHLLPVRPHQRLLPAIRQQSPVREANKTAIEAFKRGLIPNSELYREITKYPCATFEEVRSRATAQMRIKDDEITRMASQRPAGGSSDRRSYTPRNNNWRHQLYNRQNQVQNVNQYDDTNNVYRNKRADHPNISEYGFNVDIGGVVNALQNVGGTVRWPRKSDRPDSMKDMSKWCDFHRDNGHKNEECISLKKEVAFLLKRGHLKELLSDKGKETLNKEQTAQPDPTTSSDRQDPPTFNKVVNVISGGSDICGLTSSAAKKINRGESGAVKEGKTEDEIALNKSLTAMTITFDDSDSVDTQREHHDGLVISLPIGNALIKRILIDNGSSANVLFLEALQEMGLEEKNIIKRSTVLVGFSGESLRTVGEISLPTYAEGVNVMTKFNIVDCPSAYNVILGRPWIHKMKAVPSTYHQSIKFPTKWGVMEIKGQQRDAKKCYETALKPSKSSI, encoded by the exons ATGGCTCATGAACATCACCCCTGGATCCATCTACTGCCTGTCCGACCTCATCAACGCCTTCTACCAGCAATTCGCCAGCAGTCGCCAGTTAGAGAAGCAAACAA GACAGCCATCGAAGCATTCAAAAGAGGTCTCATCCCCAACTCGGAATTGTACCGGGAGATAACCAAATATCCCTGCGCAACCTTCGAGGAGGTCAGATCAAGAGCCACTGCCCAGATGCGGATCAAAGACGACGAGATTACACGGATGGCTTCTCAGAGACCAGCAGGGGGCAGCAGCGACAGACGGTCGTACACCCCAAGGAACAACAACTGGCGACACCAGCTGTACAACCGCCAGAACCAGGTACAAAATGTCAATCAATATGATGATACTAACAATGTTTACAGGAATAAACGGGCCGATCACCCCAACATCTCCGAATACGGCTTCAACGTCGACATCGGAGGCGTAGTGAACGCCCTTCAAAATGTAGGTGGAACAGTCAGGTGGCCCCGGAAAAGCGACAGACCAGATTCCATGAAAGACATGAGCAAATGGTGCGATTTCCATCGCGACAACGGTCACAAAAACGAGGAATGCATCTCCCTCAAAAAGGAGGTCGCATTTCTCCTAAAACGGGGGCATTTGAAGGAGCTGCTGAGCGACAAAGGGAAGGAGACACTCAACAAGGAGCAGACCGCCCAACCCGACCCGACAACGAGTAGCGACCGACAAGACCCACCTACGTTCAACAAAGTGGTAAATGTTATTTCTGGTGGTTCAGATATTTGTGGACTAACCtcttctgcagctaaaaaaATCAACAGAGGAGAATCCGGAGCCGTCAAAGAGGGGAAAACAGAGGATGAGATCGCACTAAACAAGTCCTTAACAGCGATGACTATCACCTTCGACGACTCAGATTCAGTAGACACACAGCGGGAGCACCACGACGGACTGGTTATATCACTTCCAATAGGCAACGCCCTGATCAAAAGGATATTGATCGACAACGGAAGTTCGGCAAACGTACTATTCTTGGAGGCATTGCAGGAAATGGGACTCGAGGAAAAGAACATCATTAAGAGATCAACAGTCCTGGTAGGGTTCAGTGGAGAATCATTGCGAACTGTTGGAGAAATATCATTGCCCACCTACGCAGAAGGAGTCAACGTCATGACGAAGTTCAACATCGTTGATTGCCCGTCAGCATACAACGTCATCTTGGGACgaccatggatccacaaaatgaaaGCAGTACCCTCGACGTACCACCAGTCAATCAAATTCCCAACCAAATGGGGGGTCATGGAGATCAAAGGACAGCAAAGAGACGCAAAGAAATGCTATGAAACCGCATTAAAACCATCAAAATcctccatctag
- the LOC130463475 gene encoding uncharacterized protein, with product MTPPLLSKPKEGEILQLYLAVSTTAVSTVLAREDEKQQLPIYYISKSLLEAEIRYSSLEKLVLALVTAAKKLRRYFETHQIVVMTNYPIKSVMRRPELTGQMEKWTMALGGFDIKYQPRTAVKSQALADFVADFSPDLEKIEDDEVKLINNIEETWTLFVDSSSNFRGAGLGVVLKSPQGDMIAQAICCDFKATNNEAEYEALIAGMTLAEKLGASRLNIFSDSQLIVNQINGDYKAKDLKMTLYLEKEKKLTSRFKPFSIKQVPRDLNTQADALANLGSALRKSPFSSIPLVHLLSPAIEKDIPQNANLVLSTTNTDSWTKPFFDYLTHETLPDEKLKARKILFKASRYVILQDVLFKRSANGMLMQCTEKAEWEGLLKQYHEGEWGGHEGR from the coding sequence ATGACACCACCCCTCCTGTCCAAACCCAAAGAAGGTGAAATCCTGCAACTCTACCTCGCCGTCAGCACAACAGCAGTCAGCACAGTATTAGCCCGAGAAGACGAAAAACAACAACTACCCATCTACTACATCAGTAAGTCCTTGTTAGAAGCAGAAATCAGGTATTCCTCCCTCGAAAAACTTGTTTTAGCACTAGTCACTGCCGCCAAAAAGTTAAGGCGTTACTttgaaactcaccaaatagtggtgatgactaatTATCCAATCAAGTCTGTGATGCGTAGGCCAGAACTGACAGGTCAAATGGAAAAGTGGACGATGGCACTTGGAGGATTCGACATCAAATACCAACCGAGGACGGCTGTAAAATCACAGGCCCTAGCGGATTTTGTGGCAGACTTCAGCCCCGACTTGGAGAAGATAGAAGACGATGAAGTCAAACTCATCAACAACATAGAGGAAACATGGACACTCTTCGTCGACAGCTCATCTAACTTTCGTGGTGCAGGTCTAGGCGTCGTGCTGAAATCtccacaaggggacatgatagcacagGCCATTTGCTGCGACTTTAAAGCAacaaacaacgaagcagaatacgaggcaTTAATCGCCGGAATGACATTAGCTGAAAAACTGGGAGCAAGCAGACTCAACATCTTCAGCGACTCACAACTAATCGTCAACCAAATCAACGGCGACTACAAAGCCAAAGACCTGAAAATGACCCTATACCtcgagaaagaaaaaaagttaACCTCTAGATTTAAACCCTTCTCCATCAAACAAGTGCCACGAGACTTAAACACGCAAGCCGACGCCCTTGCCAACCTAGGATCCGCACTTAGAAAGTCGCCATTCTCATCCATACCATTAGTACATCTGTTGTCGCCCGCCATCGAGAAGGACATCCCACAAAATGCCAACCTCGTCCTGTCAACCACAAACACAGATAGCTGGACCAAACCCTTCTTCGATTACCTAACACACGAAACCCTACCCGACGAGAAGCTCAAAGCCAGAAAGATACTTTTTAAAGCttcacgatatgttattttgcaggacGTGTTGTTTAAACGGTCGGCAAACGGAATGTTGATGCAATGTACGGAAAAAGCAGAGTGGGAAGGATTACTGAAGcaataccacgaaggagaatgGGGCGGACACGAAGGCCGATGA